A genomic stretch from Camelus dromedarius isolate mCamDro1 chromosome 10, mCamDro1.pat, whole genome shotgun sequence includes:
- the SIGMAR1 gene encoding sigma non-opioid intracellular receptor 1 isoform X1, translating into MQWAVGRRWAWAALLLAAAAVLAQVVWLRLGTQSFIFQHEEIAQLARQYAGLDHELAFSRLIVELRRLHPGHVLPDEELQWVFVNAGGWMGAMCLLHASLSEYVLLFGTALGSGGHSGRYWAEISDTIISGTFHQWREGTTKSEVFYPGETVIHGPGEATAVEWGPNTWMVEYGRGVIPSTLAFALADTIFSTQDFLTLFYTLRVYARGLRLELTTYLFGQDP; encoded by the exons ATGCAGTGGGCCGTGGGCCGGCGGTGGGCGTGGGCCGCGCTGCTCCTGGCGGCCGCGGCTGTGCTGGCCCAGGTGGTCTGGCTCCGGCTGGGCACTCAGAGCTTCATCTTCCAGCACGAAGAGATCGCGCAGCTGGCGCGGCAGTACGCGG GGCTGGACCACGAACTGGCCTTCTCTCGGCTGATCGTGGAGCTGCGGCGGCTGCACCCAGGCCACGTGCTGCCCGACGAGGAGCTGCAGTGGGTGTTCGTGAACGCGGGAGGCTGGATGGGCGCCATGTGCCTTCTGCACGCCTCTCTGTCCGAGTACGTGCTGCTCTTTGGCACCGCCCTGGGCTCTGGCGGCCACTCAG GGCGCTACTGGGCTGAGATCTCGGATACCATCATCTCTGGCACCTTCCACCAGTGGAGAGAGGGCACTACCAAGAGTGAGGTCTTCTACCCAG GGGAGACAGTGATACATGGGCCTGGTGAGGCAACGGCTGTGGAATGGGGTCCAAACACATGGATGGTGGAGTACGGCCGGGGTGTCATCCCTTCTACACTGGCCTTTGCGTTGGCTGACACAATCTTCAGCACCCAGGACTTCCTCACCCTCTTCTATACTCTTCGAGTCTATGCCCGGGGCCTCCGACTTGAACTCACCACCTACCTCTTCGGCCAGGACCCCTGA